Proteins from a genomic interval of Quercus robur chromosome 9, dhQueRobu3.1, whole genome shotgun sequence:
- the LOC126699944 gene encoding transcription factor MYB53-like encodes MPQLLTELQEMMGRSPSSDENGLKKGPWTPEEDQKLVDYIEKHGHGSWRALPKLAGLNRCGKSCRLRWTNYLRPDIKRGKFSEEEEQIIINLHAVLGNKWSAIATNLPGRTDNEIKNFWNTHLKKKLLQMGIDPVTHRPRTDLNILSNLPQLLAAANFANLTNPWDNVLRLQSDATQLAKIQVLNNIIQVLSASPSNIEAINHLVSSSIPEHQLYEYLQMNSKLEGLVTGSVGFPTQSLTQMQVNLPNFEIPQLAQPTASQPINGLKNCNGNNSDCHQLGTSYFIPPPPSNALPNLVSPSPECSMVSQIENKINPNDISNPSSTSTTFEPLGDMMDDEASDSYWKDFIEQASSQPWPIS; translated from the exons ATGCCCCAGCTGCTCACAGAACTCCAAG AAATGATGGGGAGATCACCAAGCAGTGATGAGAATGGCTTAAAGAAGGGGCCATGGACACCAGAGGAGGATCAAAAGCTGGTAGATTACATTGAGAAACATGGTCATGGGAGTTGGAGAGCGCTTCCAAAGCTTGCAGGATTGAACAGATGTGGAAAGAGTTGCCGGCTTAGGTGGACTAATTATCTGAGGCCTGATATCAAGAGGGGCAAGTTTTCTGAGGAAGAAGAACAAATAATCATCAATTTACATGCAGTACTTGGAAATAA GTGGTCGGCCATAGCTACTAATCTTCCAGGGCGGACTGATAATGAAATTAAGAACTTTTGGAACACCCATTTGAAGAAAAAGCTTCTACAAATGGGTATAGACCCAGTCACCCACAGGCCAAGAACTGACCTCAATATTCTTTCCAATCTGCCACAATTGCTTGCTGCTGCGAATTTTGCCAATTTGACAAACCCTTGGGACAATGTTCTTAGGCTGCAATCAGATGCCACACAACTTGCAAAGATTCAAGTGCTGAATAACATAATCCAAGTCCTAAGTGCTAGTCCTTCAAATATAGAAGCAATCAATCATTTGGTGTCGTCATCGATTCCGGAACATCAACTATATGAGTACTTGCAAATGAACTCAAAGCTTGAAGGACTTGTCACTGGCTCAGTTGGTTTTCCTACACAAAGCCTTACTCAAATGCAGGTCAATCTTCCAAACTTTGAGATTCCCCAGCTAGCACAACCCACTGCTTCTCAGCCTATAAATGGCTTGAAAAATTGTAATGGCAATAACAGTGATTGTCACCAACTTGGTACCTCATATTTCATCCCACCTCCACCTTCAAATGCACTTCCTAACTTAGTTTCACCCTCGCCTGAGTGCTCCATGGTCAGTCAAATTGAAAACAAGATTAACCCAAATGATATATCTAATCCTTCATCCACTTCTACCACCTTTGAACCTTTGGGAGATATGATGGATGATGAAGCAAGTGATTCTTACTGGAAAGATTTTATTGA ACAAGCATCTTCGCAGCCATGGCCAATCTCATAG